From one Caldithrix abyssi DSM 13497 genomic stretch:
- a CDS encoding PTS sugar transporter subunit IIC has translation METVILLSAVAAILMLDNSAAFQVLLAQPIFSGPIIGYIGGNVELGYELGFLLQLVWLSDLPIGAAIIPEGNFGSMAATILGVYLIGLHPQYSEFLVFLMICYGILGSFIGAKVVNLIRKGNEIYLNSLQQKLEQGKIIRLGRVIFFSLLFNAAVVFIFFVAMTLIFAKLFGLFQGVLIPELNRIGMYARVAILGTGIGLTITLFSEKRWRPFYVIGLLFGGGWVLYEIF, from the coding sequence ATGGAGACCGTAATATTACTCAGCGCCGTTGCTGCGATTTTGATGCTGGATAATTCGGCTGCATTTCAAGTGTTGCTGGCTCAACCGATTTTTTCAGGTCCCATCATAGGCTATATCGGGGGCAATGTTGAGCTGGGATACGAACTGGGCTTTTTGCTGCAATTGGTCTGGCTAAGCGATTTGCCTATAGGAGCGGCCATCATTCCTGAAGGAAATTTTGGCTCTATGGCCGCCACGATTCTTGGCGTGTATCTGATCGGGCTTCATCCCCAATATTCCGAGTTTTTAGTCTTTTTGATGATCTGTTACGGAATTTTGGGCAGTTTCATCGGCGCTAAAGTGGTAAACTTAATCCGTAAAGGAAATGAGATCTATTTAAACAGCCTGCAGCAAAAGCTGGAGCAGGGCAAAATTATCCGCCTTGGAAGAGTGATCTTTTTCTCTTTGTTGTTTAACGCCGCTGTTGTATTTATATTTTTTGTAGCTATGACATTGATTTTCGCCAAATTATTTGGTCTGTTTCAAGGAGTCTTGATTCCGGAATTAAATAGAATTGGCATGTACGCCCGCGTGGCGATACTGGGAACGGGAATTGGCCTTACAATAACGTTATTCAGTGAAAAGAGGTGGCGCCCGTTCTATGTGATCGGATTATTGTTTGGCGGAGGATGGGTTCTTTATGAAATCTTCTGA
- a CDS encoding PTS system mannose/fructose/sorbose family transporter subunit IID, whose translation MKSSETKYGLTLPEILGMLWRSFFIQSVWNFKSMVSVGFCFVLSPIGQKICKNKEEYVAFLKRHLGFFNAHPYFASYAMGAIARLEQQMHNQDTETIERFKNALISPLGAIGDRCCWAVLRPAALIFGLVGLAYYESLDLKSLHLLLTFVLYNIPHIHIRLKGIIDGYQSGFDIYKKLKIENFEKLLNFFKIIGIIGLGMLIAWNLREALTRHWLMLLLFGITFTVSLWLKMKRRMFYTPVLISLVLAIVCGVL comes from the coding sequence ATGAAATCTTCTGAAACAAAATATGGATTAACTTTACCGGAAATACTGGGTATGCTCTGGCGTTCCTTTTTTATTCAATCCGTCTGGAACTTTAAGAGCATGGTTTCCGTTGGATTTTGTTTCGTACTTTCTCCAATCGGACAAAAAATTTGTAAAAACAAAGAAGAATATGTAGCCTTTCTGAAACGGCATCTGGGCTTTTTTAACGCCCATCCTTATTTTGCATCTTATGCCATGGGGGCTATTGCCCGATTGGAACAGCAAATGCACAATCAGGATACGGAGACAATTGAACGATTTAAGAATGCTCTAATCAGTCCGTTGGGGGCGATTGGGGATCGTTGTTGCTGGGCGGTGCTTCGGCCGGCAGCGCTGATTTTTGGTCTGGTGGGTCTGGCTTATTACGAGAGCCTGGATTTAAAATCTTTACATTTGCTCTTAACTTTTGTTTTATATAATATACCGCATATCCATATAAGACTAAAAGGGATCATTGATGGATATCAGTCGGGGTTTGATATTTACAAAAAATTGAAAATTGAAAATTTTGAAAAATTATTGAACTTTTTTAAGATTATTGGAATTATTGGATTGGGCATGTTGATAGCCTGGAATTTGAGAGAAGCTTTAACGCGCCACTGGTTAATGCTTTTATTGTTTGGCATAACCTTTACCGTTTCTCTCTGGTTAAAGATGAAGAGGCGAATGTTCTACACGCCGGTACTGATAAGTCTTGTTTTAGCAATTGTTTGTGGAGTATTATGA
- a CDS encoding HPr family phosphocarrier protein, which produces MIREKVVITNKHGLHARPAAKFVQIAGRFSSDIKVIKDGLEVNGKSIMGVMMLAAEPGSEIILEVNGEDEKEAFEALVNLIKSNFDEEQ; this is translated from the coding sequence ATGATCAGAGAAAAAGTTGTAATTACCAATAAACACGGATTACACGCCCGGCCTGCGGCAAAATTTGTGCAAATAGCAGGAAGATTTTCATCAGACATTAAAGTTATAAAAGATGGGCTGGAAGTAAACGGAAAAAGTATTATGGGCGTAATGATGTTGGCCGCCGAGCCGGGTAGCGAGATTATCCTGGAAGTTAACGGTGAAGACGAAAAAGAGGCATTTGAAGCATTAGTAAACCTAATTAAAAGTAATTTTGATGAAGAACAATAA
- the ptsP gene encoding phosphoenolpyruvate--protein phosphotransferase, which yields MKNNKTKKIKREIVLKGLPTSPGIGMGPAYIFRPFQINIAELESGVEDVEQELKLFDRAIRKVKRQLENAQRSSELYYQDQFSEIFESQKAFLQDSILLNEIKQEIQRSRCSAAQAVSKILSEKSEYFINLENRYFRERAYDIIDLKQKLVNALLGIDVDYQLSSPAIVVAEMLSPADTINFNRNLILGFLTDKGGRTSHAAIMARGLRIPAVVNRYNLSHILHDDDYLILDGFTGAIIINPTEETKKRYEQKSTEFKQFESRLFQDIEQPTVTRDNCHVHLLANIEFAHEVSDARINQAEGIGLFRTESLFIEKQTMPSEEQQFAYYKQVIEQMEGREVTVRVLDLGGDKILPSNEYQLESNPFLGWRAIRFLLDRPNIFKTQLRAILRASIFGKVKILIPMVSSVDEILKVKEILKDVQQELKNDKKEFDPHIKLGVMIETPAAAILAETMANYVDFFSIGTNDLTQYVLAMDRTNEMVSKSFNTFNPAVLRFVEMSIKAAHKKNIDVTLCGEFAAFPEAIPLLLGMGLRHFSMNPFSIAGAKKVIRSLNLDECELLFRKIRKMHTTQEIERECQNFVKERIEDLEYLK from the coding sequence ATGAAGAACAATAAAACCAAAAAAATAAAACGCGAAATCGTATTAAAAGGATTGCCTACTTCACCGGGCATCGGTATGGGACCGGCCTATATCTTCCGGCCTTTTCAGATTAATATTGCCGAGCTGGAGTCGGGGGTGGAAGATGTTGAGCAGGAATTGAAGTTGTTTGATAGGGCCATACGGAAGGTTAAACGACAACTGGAAAATGCCCAGCGCAGCAGTGAGCTTTATTACCAGGATCAGTTTTCCGAAATTTTTGAAAGTCAGAAAGCTTTTTTGCAAGATTCGATTTTGCTCAATGAAATTAAACAGGAAATTCAAAGATCGCGTTGTTCCGCCGCTCAGGCCGTTTCAAAAATTCTTTCGGAAAAGAGCGAATATTTCATTAATCTTGAAAATCGGTATTTTCGAGAACGGGCCTACGACATTATTGACCTGAAACAAAAACTGGTCAATGCGCTGCTGGGAATTGATGTGGATTATCAGTTGAGCTCTCCGGCTATTGTGGTGGCAGAGATGCTCTCCCCTGCAGATACGATTAATTTTAACCGTAATTTGATATTGGGGTTTTTAACGGACAAAGGCGGCCGTACCTCTCATGCCGCGATCATGGCGCGCGGTTTAAGAATTCCTGCGGTGGTCAATCGCTATAACTTGTCCCATATTTTACATGATGATGACTATCTGATTCTGGATGGATTTACCGGCGCGATTATCATTAATCCGACCGAAGAAACCAAAAAGCGGTACGAACAGAAAAGTACGGAATTTAAACAATTCGAAAGCAGGCTCTTTCAGGACATTGAACAGCCGACCGTAACCAGGGACAATTGCCATGTTCATTTACTGGCAAATATTGAATTTGCCCATGAAGTAAGCGATGCGCGCATCAATCAAGCAGAGGGGATAGGTCTGTTCAGAACGGAGAGTCTGTTTATTGAAAAGCAAACCATGCCGTCCGAAGAGCAGCAATTTGCCTATTACAAACAGGTCATTGAACAGATGGAAGGCAGGGAGGTGACCGTTCGCGTGCTCGATCTGGGCGGCGATAAAATATTGCCCAGTAACGAATATCAGCTGGAATCAAATCCCTTTTTAGGCTGGCGGGCCATTCGCTTTTTATTAGACCGACCGAATATTTTTAAAACCCAATTGAGGGCCATTTTACGCGCCAGTATTTTCGGCAAGGTAAAAATTTTAATTCCCATGGTTTCATCGGTGGATGAAATTTTAAAAGTGAAGGAAATTTTAAAGGATGTGCAGCAAGAGCTGAAAAATGACAAAAAGGAGTTTGATCCGCACATAAAGCTGGGCGTAATGATTGAAACGCCCGCGGCGGCTATTTTAGCAGAAACAATGGCAAATTATGTGGACTTTTTTAGCATTGGCACCAACGACTTAACTCAATATGTTCTGGCCATGGACCGAACCAATGAAATGGTTTCTAAAAGTTTTAATACATTTAATCCGGCTGTATTGAGGTTTGTGGAAATGAGCATTAAAGCGGCGCACAAAAAAAACATTGACGTAACCCTGTGCGGGGAGTTTGCCGCCTTTCCCGAGGCGATCCCGCTCTTATTGGGAATGGGGTTAAGACACTTTAGCATGAATCCCTTTTCCATTGCGGGCGCAAAAAAAGTCATTCGCTCTTTAAACCTGGACGAATGTGAGTTACTTTTCCGGAAGATCAGAAAGATGCACACCACTCAGGAAATTGAGCGTGAGTGTCAAAACTTCGTAAAAGAACGAATTGAAGACTTGGAATATTTAAAATAG